A single window of Pyxicephalus adspersus chromosome 10, UCB_Pads_2.0, whole genome shotgun sequence DNA harbors:
- the NPS gene encoding neuropeptide S produces MEGRQPSSVSKFHFVLIFWISTMHIWYQPGLTLMSSGKSEHCLILLNSCLVEVDRSEELAFLKPLLEKSFIKRSFRNGVGSGFKKNSFRRAKS; encoded by the exons ATGGAAGGAAGACAGCCAAGCAG TGTATCCAAATTTCATTTTGTGCTCATCTTCTGGATATCTACAATGCATATATGGTATCAGCCTGGACTGACTTTGATG TCCTCCGGGAAATCAGAACACTGTCTCATCTTGCTCAACAGCTGCTTGGTTGAAGTTGACCGAAGTGAGGAACTCGCCTTTCTGAAGCCACTACTGGAGAAGTCTTTTATAAAGAGGTCCTTCCGGAATGGTGTTGGAtcgggatttaaaaaaaattccttcagaAGGGCAAAATCCTAA